CAAGAGGCGACCATCAAGCTTTTCGATAAGGCCGGTTGGCAGATTCGCACCCACCACCGCAACTACTTTCCGGACGTGAACGATCCGGAACTCAAATGCTCCCTGGCCCGCGCCCAGGAGATGGCCATGTACGTGCAAAACGGCACGTTCGACGTGGGACTTACGGGCAAGGACTGGATCATGGAGTGGGACGCGGACGTGGTCGTGGTGGATGACCTGATCTATTCCAAGGTCTCCAACCGCCCGGCCCGCTGGGTGCTCTGCGTCAAGGGCGATTCCCCGTTCAAACGCCCCGAGGATCTGGACGGCTGCAAAGTGGCCACCGAGCTGGTGGGCTTCACCAAAGGGTATTTCGACTCCCTGGGCGTGAACGTGGACGTGTCCTTTTCCTGGGGAACCACCGAGGCCAAAGTGGTGGAAGGCCTGTGCGACGCCATCGTGGAAATCACGGAAA
Above is a genomic segment from Paucidesulfovibrio gracilis DSM 16080 containing:
- the hisG gene encoding ATP phosphoribosyltransferase encodes the protein MSDKQLRLGVPKGSLQEATIKLFDKAGWQIRTHHRNYFPDVNDPELKCSLARAQEMAMYVQNGTFDVGLTGKDWIMEWDADVVVVDDLIYSKVSNRPARWVLCVKGDSPFKRPEDLDGCKVATELVGFTKGYFDSLGVNVDVSFSWGTTEAKVVEGLCDAIVEITETGTTIKANGLRVIAELMQTNTQLIANKESWEDPWKRKKIQNINMLLQGALRADKMVGLKMNMPKQALKEANGTLPALTSPTVAELKDPDWLSVEIIVDESVVREIIPRLKELGAEGIIEYPLNKVI